In Denticeps clupeoides chromosome 1, fDenClu1.1, whole genome shotgun sequence, a single window of DNA contains:
- the ccr6b gene encoding C-C chemokine receptor type 6 gives MNPTTGSNNFTEDDNYFSDYDLAQPCDLKVSKVLEVTIQTYIYSVICVFGLLGNILVILTYVHYKKAKSLTDVYLVNVAMADLVFVIALPLIIYNERYDWTMGSFICKLLRGAYSINLFSSTLLLACISGDRYVAIVQAKRSFGVRSRALVYSRLICLMVWLLAIGLSVPTFMYYDLIVEDEQDQAAECNFKFDDIDTAKRIKILLPSTQVSIGFFLPLLVMGFCYLCVLFTLLRTHNSQRHKAVRVVLAVFFVFVACHLPYNVALLFHTIGLFKERGCSSENTLLLTISITRSVAYLHCCLNPILYAFIGVKFRKHFVKIFEDLWCQGKKFIYSGRSSRQTSELYIPAPYKSNDGPKPDNPSSFTM, from the coding sequence ATGAACCCGACGACTGGATCAAATAACTTTACGGAGGATGATAATTATTTCAGTGATTATGATTTAGCCCAACCATGTGATTTAAAAGTTAGCAAAGTGCTGGAGGTCACCATACAAACATACATCTATTCTGTCATTTGTGTCTTTGGTCTCCTGGGCAACATTTTGGTTATTTTGACTTATGTCCATTACAAGAAGGCCAAGTCCTTGACAGACGTCTACCTTGTTAACGTTGCCATGGCAGACCTAGTCTTCGTCATCGCTCTACCCCTCATCATCTACAATGAGCGCTATGACTGGACCATGGGGTCCTTCATCTGCAAGCTGCTTCGGGGTGCATACAGCATCAACCTCTTCAGCAGCACCCTTCTCCTGGCCTGCATCAGCGGAGACCGCTACGTTGCCATCGTTCAGGCCAAAAGGTCCTTTGGTGTCCGATCAAGGGCCCTTGTCTACAGCCGCCTCATTTGTCTTATGGTCTGGCTGCTGGCGATTGGCCTGTCTGTCCCAACATTCATGTACTACGACCTCATTGTAGAGGACGAGCAAGATCAGGCTGCTGAATGTAACTTTAAATTTGACGACATTGACACGGCAAAACGGATCAAGATCCTGCTGCCCAGCACGCAGGTATCCATCGGTTTCTTTCTGCCTCTGCTGGTCATGGGCTTCTGTTACTTGTGCGTCTTGTTCACCCTGCTCAGGACGCACAACTCCCAGAGGCACAAGGCGGTGCGGGTGGtcctggctgtgttttttgtgttcgTGGCCTGTCACCTCCCCTACAATGTGGCACTCCTGTTCCACACCATCGGCCTGTTCAAGGAGCGAGGCTGCAGCTCAGAGAATACGCTCCTGCTGACCATCTCCATCACCAGGAGCGTGGCCTACCTCCACTGCTGCCTCAACCCCATCCTCTATGCCTTCATTGGCGTCAAGTTCCGCAAGCACTTTGTCAAGATCTTTGAAGACCTGTGGTGCCAGGGGAAGAAGTTCATTTACTCGGGGCGGTCCTCACGACAGACCTCAGAACTGTACATTCCGGCACCGTACAAGTCTAATGATGGACCTAAACCGGACAACCCATCCTCATTCACCATGTAA